The Xenorhabdus poinarii G6 nucleotide sequence CATCATCTCATCCGACCACTTGGCAACATAGCACCATACAGAAATCATAATATTAATTGAGCGACCAAATATTTGATGGAGAATGCAATGAGCAATTACTCTCACCTGTTTGCACCACTGGATTTGGGCTTCACCACACTAAAAAACCGTGTCTTAATGGGTTCAATGCATACGGGGCTTGAAGAACACCCGGACGGAGCCCAACGTTTAGCGCAATTTTATGCCGAACGGGCAGCGGGCGGTGTCGCCTTGATTGTCACTGGCGGTATCGCACCAAACCAACAGGGCGTTGTCACAGCCGGGGCAAGTGTCCTGGATAGTGAAGATGCCCTGCCGCATCACCAGTGCATTACCGATGCGGTACATCAGGCCGGGGGAAAGATTGCTTTGCAGATCCTGCATACCGGACGTTACAGCTATCAGAAAAACGCCGTCGCGCCTTCAGCCATCCAGGCGCCGATTAATCCCTTTACCCCACGAGAAATGTCGGAGGAGGATATCCAGCAGACCATCCAGGATTTTGCTCGCTGCGCCCAACTGGCGCAACAAGCCGGTTATGATGGCGTGGAAATCATGGGTTCAGAAGGTTACCTGATCAATCAATTTCTGGTGACCCGCACAAACCATCGACAAGACAAATGGGGTGGCAGCTTCGAAAACCGGATGCGTTTTGCGATAGAAATTGTCAATGCTGTCCGCGCGATTGCAGGCGCGCATTTTATTATCATCTACCGCCTCTCGATGCTGGATTTAGTCGAAGAGGGTTCGAACTGGCAAGAAATCGAGCAACTGGCACGGGAAATTGAAAAAGCGGGCGCTTCCATCATCAATACCGGTATCGGCTGGCATGAAGCCCGTATTCCAACCATTGCAACGATGGTGCCCAGAGCAGGTTTCAGTTGGGTCACGCAAAAATTGATGGGGAAAGTCGGCATTCCTTTAATTACAACCAATCGCATCAACGATCCTCAAGTTGCCGAACAAATTCTGCGTGAAGGCTGCGCGGATATGGTTTCTATGGCTCGCCCTTTCCTTGCCGATGCCGAATTCATGTTGAAAGCCGAACAAAACCGGGCTGATGAAATCAATACGTGTATTGGCTGTAATCAGGCCTGTCTGGACCGTATTTTTGTTGGTAAGTTGACATCTTGTCTGGTCAATCCCCGCGCCTGCCATGAAACCGAATTGACTTACACGCCGGTAAAGGCACCCAAAACTATCGCTGTCGTTGGTGCAGGGCCTGCGGGATTATCCTTTGCCGTTACCGCCGCTAGCCGGGGACATCATGTCACGCTATTTGAACGTGAAAATCAAATTGGCGGGCAATTTAATATCGCTAAACAAATTCCCGGTAAAGAAGAGTTCCATGAAACCTTACGCTATTTTGGACGCCAGTTAGCACTGAATGGTGTCACATTGTGTCTCAATCACACGGTAACCGCTGAGCAACTTTCATCGTTTGATGAAGTTGTTATCGCCACCGGGATCATGCCACGCACACCCAATATCGATGGCATTGCACATGAAAAGGTACTGACTTACCTTGATGTATTGAAATATAAGCGCCCCGTCGGAAAACGCGTTGCCATTATCGGCGCCGGGGGCATTGGCTTTGATACGGCTGAGTACCTGAGTCAAAGCGGACAGAGCACCAGCCTGAGTAGTCATGCATTTAGCCATGAATGGGGCATTGACCAGACGATAACACATCGGGGCGGGCTGCGGCCAGCTGGCGCACAAGTCGCGCCTTCACCACGAAAAATTTATCTGCTACAACGGAAGGATAGCAAAGTCGGTGAAAGCCTGGGGAAAACCACGGGGTGGGTACATAGAGCAAGTTTATCTCTGCGGGGCGTTACAATGCTCAACAGCGTGCAATATCTAAAAATCGATGATCAAGGATTGCATATCCGCCGTGGTGATAAACAACAATGCCTTGAAGTGGATAATGTGATTATTTGTGCCGGTCAGGAGCCTTTAAAAACGCTCTACTTACCGTTACAGGCAATGGGAAAAAGTGTGCATGTGATTGGCGGGGCAGATATCGCCGCCGAATTGGATGCTCGCAGAGCTATCGATCAAGGCACTCGATTGGCACTTACGTTGTAAAGCAAGAACGGTGATAATTATCCATTATCACCGTTCTTCTTCTAACTCACGAATAATTTGATTAACGCTGTGTCAATTGAGCTGCGGCTGTACGAGTCTCTTCAGCTTGGCAAACAGCGGCGGTAAATAGCACATCAGTGGATGAGTTCAATGCAGTTTCAACCGAATCTTGTACAACACCGATAATCATCCCCACAGCAACAACCTGCATAGCAATTTCATTGGAAATACCAAACATGCTACATCCCAATGGAATCAACAATAAAGAACCGCCTACTACACCTGAAGTTCCACATGCAGCCACTGCAGACACGACACTCAATAAAACGGCGGTTGGTAGATCAATAGGGATACCCAATGTATTCACAGCAGCTAATGTCAATACGGTAATGGTAACAGCCGCCCCTCCCATATTGATAATGGATCCTAAAGGAATAGAAATAGAATAAGTATCTTCATGTAAATTCATCCGGCGGCACATTGCCATATTGACAGGGATATTAGCGGCTGAACTACGGGTAAAGAACGCAGTCACGCCACTTTCGCGCAAGCAGTCAAAAACCAGGGGATAAGGATTGCGGCGAATTTTCCAATAAACAATCAATGGATTAATGACTAATGCGACAAAAATCATACAACCTAGCAATACCGACAACAATTGTACATAGCTTAATAAAGCATTAAACCCGGTTGTAGCAATCGTTGTCGATATCAATCCAAAAATGCCAATAGGCGCAAAACGGATAATCACACGCAAGACTTGTGATACCCCTTCGGCCAAATCCTGCATCATAGACTTGGTTGATTCCGTTCCATGACGTAAAGCAATACCTAACCCCGTTGCCCATGCCAATATACCGATATAGTTAGCATTGAGTAGCGCATCAATAGGATTGGCAACGATATTAAGTAGTACTCCTCTCAGAACTTCAATAATATCTTCTGGTGGTGATATTTTGATGTTATTCACCACCAACTGCAATGTCGATGGGAACAACATACTACCCGCAACTGCTACACATGCGGATAAAAATGTTCCAATGATGTAGAGGAATAAGATCGGACGAACACGACTTTTTCGACCTGTTTTATGGTTTGCAATTGAAGACATAACGAGCACCCACACTAAAACAGGCGCAGCTGCTTTCAAAGCCCCAATAAACAGTGTTCCCAATATACCAACTGACTTAGCCGCAGAAGGCGCCAGCCATGCCAGTAATATCCCTAGTATTAAGCCAAACAGGATTTGTTTGACCAGGCTTCCCTGTACAATATAATGCACAAAACCTCGCTGTTGTTTTTCCATAGTCTATCCATTTTGTCTTTGTGATTCGTTGAACCTGATGTTTTCTGTGTTTGCTTTCCCAATATCAGGGAAATGATGAAAACGACAACGCATGATTTACTGCAATATACAGACAACCCTAAAATTTATAACATTTTATTCACATTTATGTGATCGAAACTGCAATTTTCCGCTCAAAATAGCGACGTATTGCAGCCTGCCAAACAGTGAGAAAATAAAAAATCCCCGTTTAAATTGAAGTAATTATAGAATTCCCAATGACAATATTTTGCATCGGTTATTTATCTCATACCTGTCATCACAAAGGATGCGTTTTTGTTAACTGACTGAATGCTCTCGCGTAGATTTAGCGGCTATGACAACAACATTTAAACCTTTCATACGATAAATTGCCGATGAATATTATTTTGAGAAAACTTGTTAAATGATTCATTCATCGATGTCTCGAAATGAACTGACTTTTACATTCGGTCTATGTTTAATTGATCAGCAAAATTGTCTATCTCGCTACTGTTGATTTTGCTAAAGTGTCCCTGTCAATCTTTATGCCCCCTTAAAGGGATATCAAGCGCATTTTATGACATCGAGTTTTGATGCTTTGTATTTCAAAGTGTCCAATAGAAATTCACCATAAATGCACCATAAAAGTAAGATGCAATTCTTAACCCGCGTTTTAGGAACATTTGATGGAAATTGTAACAGACCTGATTTATGCACTTTGGCACCAAGATTACGAAACACTGGCGAACCCCTCCTTAGTATGGGCAATTTATATTTTGCTATTTATCATCCTTTTTCTGGAAAACGGCCTATTACCCGCTGCGTTTTTACCCGGTGATAGTCTCTTGATATTAGTCGGTGTCTTGATTGCTAAAGAGGCCATGAGCTTTCCTATCACCCTCGCCATTCTCACCGCCGGGGCAAGCCTTGGCTGCTGGGTCGGATATCTTCAGGGAAGATGGCTTGGTAATACGAAAATCGTTCAGGGCTGTCTGTCACATCTTCCTGCACATTACCATCAGCGCGCGCATAATTTGTTCCACCGCCATGGTTTGTCGGCCTTGTTGATTGGCCGTTTCCTGGCGTTTATCAGAACATTACTGCCAACCTTAGCGGGTCTTGCCGGGCTAAGAAATGGGCGCTTCCAAATATTCAATTGGCTGAGCGGCTTCCTGTGGGTCACTATCCTGACAACATTGGGCTATGCGCTCGGTAAAAGCCCGCTGTTCCGCCAATACGAAGAATATCTGATGAATTTTCTGATGCTTTTACCCCTCGGTTTGTTGTTTATCGGATTAATTGGTAGCCTGACCGTCATTTGGCGTAAAAAACGCGCCAATAATGCCTCCCGATAACCCGTTGCATTTTCCTGTGGTATGTTTTGCTGATACCACAGGACATGACCTTTTCGTAAGCACACGGTGAACTCACCTTGCTGAGTTTTTTTCGTTCCAGCAGGATGGGAACCCGGTTTTATTCGATACGAGGTTTCCGATGCCAACATTACGCTACACATCACGAGAACAGCAGCAACGACAACACGTCACCGACTGGCAAGCCAGCGGCCTGACCCAAACACAGTACGCGCGGCAGCATCAACTCAGCCCCAAACCCCTCTCCCGCTGATGACACAAGACCCGAATGAACTGCACCAACTGGCACAGGGATTTCATGCCAACTTAGTCAAAGAATGCGAAAAAAATCACGCCCTGATGCAGCATATCCAGGAACTGGAAGCCACTCCCGAAACCGTTGGCGGAAACCCTCCGTCAGACCTTTCAACCGCAAGATTCAGTATTGTCCAGCGCACCGTCCATCACATCACTATAGTTGGACGTGGTTCCATCTTTGCAAGACGATAACAAATATCTATTAATTTCATTGTTTCTAAAGATTCATCTAATGGAATAGGAGAAATGCTATGTTGTAGGTAATCTAGAAATGATTGTAATTGATGAGTGTAACTATAAGTTTTTCCTAATTTTTCTATTACTGTCGTTTGATTAGTCTCAATCAATATACGATCATCCATATGTGGGTGTAAGAAATTGAAAGCAAAAATTCTACCTTTTTCACCTATGAATTCAATCGTGAATTCTATTCTATCACCTCCCATATCACAATGAACCGTTCCTATTAATCCATTTGGGTAATTTACTATAACATCTGCTTTCTCATCTACTCCTGAATTTTTCAGTCTTTCATGAGTCCGGCACTTGTATATCTGAGGCCCGCCTCCCCCAAATGATATCAGACGATTAAAAATATGCATGGCATAACACCCTAAATCCATTAGAGCTCCTCCGGCCAACTCAAGCGACCATCGTGGATCATGAACAGGAGCTTCTGGCATAATCATTACAATGTTTATTTTTTTTAATTTACCAATAACACCTATATTGAGTAATTCATTTATTCTTATCCAAACTGGATGGAAGCTGTAATGAAATCCCTCCATAAGAAAACTATTTGTGCTACGTACTATTTCACAAATTGTACTCGCTTCACTTTCATTGCTAGAAAAAGGTTTTTCTGTTAAGACATGCTTACCCGATTTAATCGCTTTTATATTCCATGGCCCATGTAATCCATTTGGCAGTGGATTATATATAATATCAATTTTTGGATCATCAATGAGTTGCTGATAAGTGTTATGGTAACGTGTGAAATTGTGCTGTTTAGCAAATTTTCTCGCCTTTTCTGGATCTCGCGCTGCAACTGAATAAAGCTCAACATTCATTGATTTAGCAGGTAAAACAATTCCTAGCTCTACTATTCTAGCTGTACTTAATACACCAATTTTAAATTTTGACATGTTTATTTATCCTTATTTTTCATGCAAAAATTATACATGCCTGAGGATTTTTGCAATTTTGTTTTCTTTAGCAAAAATTTTGCTCATACCTCAGGCACTTTAGTTCCCTTCTTAAATAAGCTTCAGATTAAATAATAATATTTCAACTTGTTACTTTTGATCTTCGATAATCGAGCAACCCTAATAGTAAAGCTAACACCAAAGCAGCAGAAGAGAGTAATCCTCCGACTAAATTTGGTGATTCGTAGCCGTAATTCGCTGTGATTACGACACCGCCCAACCAAGCTCCTATCGCATTACCTAAATTAAATAATCCAATATTTACAGCAGATGCAAGATTAGGCGCACCAGCTTCTCTAGATTTATCCATCACTAAACGTTGAATGGGAGAGACGGTTGCGAAGCCAAAAGCAGCCATTAGAAAAATACTTAAGTAAGCAATGAATGGATTTTCGGCGTAAATCCAAAAAACAAATAATACGAAACCTTGTAACCCAAGAGTCCAATACAATAAAGGCATTAGCGCTTTATCCGCTAGTTTTCCACCGATGATATTGCCAAAAAAAAGACCTAAACCGAATATCAATAGCACCCATTTTATTGAATTCTCTGATAACCCGGTAATGTATGTCATCATCGGAGAAATATAAGTAATAGAAGTAAAGAAAGCAGCAGGCCCTAAAATAGTGATACCCATACAAATCAATACATTATAATTTTTAAAGGCCAGTAATTCTGTTTTTATATTTGTGTTGGTTTGTGATTGAGACCGAGGAATTAACTTTAAAATGCCTAATAATGCAACAAGTCCAATACCCGAAATCATAACGAACGTTATTCGCCAAGAAATCATTTGCCCTAACCAGGTTCCTAAAGGTATTCCTATTAAAGTAGAAAGCGTCATTCCGCTAAACATAAATGCAATTGCACTGGTTTTTTTATTTTGAGGAACAAGTTCAGCTGCAATGATAGAGCCTATTCCAATAAATGAACCATGAGTTAGAGATGTTATTACACGACCAGTAATCGCTAACCAAAATGTTGGTGCACACGCCGTTAATATATTTCCAACAATAAAGAATACCATTAATATGGAAAGCATTTTTTTTCTTTCTACACTTTTCCCTGCAATGATTAAAACCGGTGCGCCAATAAATACGCCCAAGGCATAACTTGTGGCCATATACCCCGCGGCAGGTATTGAAACCCTAAATTCAGTTGCTATTTCAGAAAGTAATCCTGAAATTACAAACTCTGTTGTACCAATTCCAAAAGTAGCTATAGCTAGTGCCCAAATCGCAGCTGGCATGAGAAAACCTCCATAAAACCGGTTGATAATCAATCCAATTTTGAGAAATGCTAAATTAACGCAATAAGTGAAACTATCACCTACCTCAAAGTCATTTTTTGGTGTCTACGTTAAATAAGTCCAGCCTCGCTGGCGAAACGATGTAGATTGTTGTATCCCAAAGTGGCGTAAGTCAGTGGATGAGCAACAGCGGGATTTTGTTCCGCTTCAACAACCAACCAGCCGTGATAATCGTTATCTCTCAATACATTGAAAATATCAGGATAATTGACGCAACCATCGCCCGGCACAGTAAAAACCCCATTCAGCACCGCATCAAGAAAACTGATTTTACGGTTTTTGACATCTCTCAGTACATCCTGACGGATATCTTTGCAATGGACGTGATTAATTCGTTTGCTCCAACGTGTTGCTACAGCCAGCGGATCATCTCCCGCAAAGGTTAAATGCCCTGTATCCAGTAGCAGGCCGACTTCTTCACCGGTGTTTTCCATCAGATGATTAATATCTTCAGCACTTTCAATCACAGTTCCCATATGATGGTGGTAGGCAATCTGAACCCCTTGAGACTGAGTATAACTGGCAAATTCTGTTAATTTTTTTCCATATTCCTGCCAGCGCTCTACCGG carries:
- a CDS encoding FAD-dependent oxidoreductase, whose amino-acid sequence is MSNYSHLFAPLDLGFTTLKNRVLMGSMHTGLEEHPDGAQRLAQFYAERAAGGVALIVTGGIAPNQQGVVTAGASVLDSEDALPHHQCITDAVHQAGGKIALQILHTGRYSYQKNAVAPSAIQAPINPFTPREMSEEDIQQTIQDFARCAQLAQQAGYDGVEIMGSEGYLINQFLVTRTNHRQDKWGGSFENRMRFAIEIVNAVRAIAGAHFIIIYRLSMLDLVEEGSNWQEIEQLAREIEKAGASIINTGIGWHEARIPTIATMVPRAGFSWVTQKLMGKVGIPLITTNRINDPQVAEQILREGCADMVSMARPFLADAEFMLKAEQNRADEINTCIGCNQACLDRIFVGKLTSCLVNPRACHETELTYTPVKAPKTIAVVGAGPAGLSFAVTAASRGHHVTLFERENQIGGQFNIAKQIPGKEEFHETLRYFGRQLALNGVTLCLNHTVTAEQLSSFDEVVIATGIMPRTPNIDGIAHEKVLTYLDVLKYKRPVGKRVAIIGAGGIGFDTAEYLSQSGQSTSLSSHAFSHEWGIDQTITHRGGLRPAGAQVAPSPRKIYLLQRKDSKVGESLGKTTGWVHRASLSLRGVTMLNSVQYLKIDDQGLHIRRGDKQQCLEVDNVIICAGQEPLKTLYLPLQAMGKSVHVIGGADIAAELDARRAIDQGTRLALTL
- the sstT gene encoding serine/threonine transporter SstT; amino-acid sequence: MEKQQRGFVHYIVQGSLVKQILFGLILGILLAWLAPSAAKSVGILGTLFIGALKAAAPVLVWVLVMSSIANHKTGRKSRVRPILFLYIIGTFLSACVAVAGSMLFPSTLQLVVNNIKISPPEDIIEVLRGVLLNIVANPIDALLNANYIGILAWATGLGIALRHGTESTKSMMQDLAEGVSQVLRVIIRFAPIGIFGLISTTIATTGFNALLSYVQLLSVLLGCMIFVALVINPLIVYWKIRRNPYPLVFDCLRESGVTAFFTRSSAANIPVNMAMCRRMNLHEDTYSISIPLGSIINMGGAAVTITVLTLAAVNTLGIPIDLPTAVLLSVVSAVAACGTSGVVGGSLLLIPLGCSMFGISNEIAMQVVAVGMIIGVVQDSVETALNSSTDVLFTAAVCQAEETRTAAAQLTQR
- a CDS encoding DedA family protein encodes the protein MEIVTDLIYALWHQDYETLANPSLVWAIYILLFIILFLENGLLPAAFLPGDSLLILVGVLIAKEAMSFPITLAILTAGASLGCWVGYLQGRWLGNTKIVQGCLSHLPAHYHQRAHNLFHRHGLSALLIGRFLAFIRTLLPTLAGLAGLRNGRFQIFNWLSGFLWVTILTTLGYALGKSPLFRQYEEYLMNFLMLLPLGLLFIGLIGSLTVIWRKKRANNASR
- the tnpA gene encoding IS66 family insertion sequence element accessory protein TnpA, translated to MPTLRYTSREQQQRQHVTDWQASGLTQTQYARQHQLSPKPLSR
- a CDS encoding Gfo/Idh/MocA family protein; translation: MSKFKIGVLSTARIVELGIVLPAKSMNVELYSVAARDPEKARKFAKQHNFTRYHNTYQQLIDDPKIDIIYNPLPNGLHGPWNIKAIKSGKHVLTEKPFSSNESEASTICEIVRSTNSFLMEGFHYSFHPVWIRINELLNIGVIGKLKKINIVMIMPEAPVHDPRWSLELAGGALMDLGCYAMHIFNRLISFGGGGPQIYKCRTHERLKNSGVDEKADVIVNYPNGLIGTVHCDMGGDRIEFTIEFIGEKGRIFAFNFLHPHMDDRILIETNQTTVIEKLGKTYSYTHQLQSFLDYLQHSISPIPLDESLETMKLIDICYRLAKMEPRPTIVM
- a CDS encoding MFS transporter, which produces MPAAIWALAIATFGIGTTEFVISGLLSEIATEFRVSIPAAGYMATSYALGVFIGAPVLIIAGKSVERKKMLSILMVFFIVGNILTACAPTFWLAITGRVITSLTHGSFIGIGSIIAAELVPQNKKTSAIAFMFSGMTLSTLIGIPLGTWLGQMISWRITFVMISGIGLVALLGILKLIPRSQSQTNTNIKTELLAFKNYNVLICMGITILGPAAFFTSITYISPMMTYITGLSENSIKWVLLIFGLGLFFGNIIGGKLADKALMPLLYWTLGLQGFVLFVFWIYAENPFIAYLSIFLMAAFGFATVSPIQRLVMDKSREAGAPNLASAVNIGLFNLGNAIGAWLGGVVITANYGYESPNLVGGLLSSAALVLALLLGLLDYRRSKVTS
- the iolE gene encoding myo-inosose-2 dehydratase; protein product: MTVQLGINPLTWTNDDLPSLGAETSLETCLSEGRRAGFAGFELGNKFPRQSHILGPILASHYLKLVSGWYSGNLLTRSVEDEIAAVQPHLTLLRELGATVMVFAEVTDCIHGDQSKPVHSRPLFPVERWQEYGKKLTEFASYTQSQGVQIAYHHHMGTVIESAEDINHLMENTGEEVGLLLDTGHLTFAGDDPLAVATRWSKRINHVHCKDIRQDVLRDVKNRKISFLDAVLNGVFTVPGDGCVNYPDIFNVLRDNDYHGWLVVEAEQNPAVAHPLTYATLGYNNLHRFASEAGLI